The following coding sequences are from one Desulfonatronum thioautotrophicum window:
- a CDS encoding helix-turn-helix domain-containing protein codes for MGKTLEQKHKEMMNGDPEYAKAYADMEDEFQFARELIKARIRAGLTQQQIAERMGTTQSTVARLESGGSMPSLRSLHRYAQATGSKIRISLDGKQIAPGTPRRNTARRT; via the coding sequence ATGGGTAAAACTTTAGAACAAAAACACAAAGAAATGATGAACGGTGACCCCGAGTATGCCAAAGCCTACGCAGATATGGAAGATGAATTTCAGTTTGCCAGGGAACTGATTAAAGCCAGGATAAGGGCAGGGCTTACACAACAGCAGATTGCTGAAAGGATGGGAACCACTCAGTCTACCGTAGCCAGACTTGAATCCGGCGGGTCTATGCCCAGCTTGAGGAGCCTGCACAGATATGCACAGGCTACAGGGAGTAAGATCAGGATATCCTTAGATGGAAAACAAATTGCCCCCGGTACACCCCGGAGAAATACTGCGAGAAGAACTTGA
- a CDS encoding SapC family protein produces the protein MPNITPLSEETHSNKYWIRFTSFQFTSSTHQAPVVAAELASAIKSLALAFTRQGNIYTLTCLLSPIAGQNLFIDAAGRWLGGYVPSFFRGHPFCLARIPGTDKMRLCVDEASGLISETDGELFFDDKGQLSKAVTDVKDFLTKVEQNRTATDQAVSALADAGLIIPWPVKVKIDNIEVSIPDLYRVDDGKLHSLSDEAFLHLRKTQALPLAYAQLFSMPNMGLFAKLAQIRKQLDVKTGARQIQAAVQFDDDMIRFS, from the coding sequence ATGCCAAACATTACCCCTTTATCCGAAGAAACCCATTCCAATAAATACTGGATACGCTTCACATCTTTTCAGTTCACATCCTCAACTCATCAGGCGCCCGTGGTCGCCGCAGAACTTGCCAGTGCCATCAAGAGCCTGGCTTTGGCCTTCACCAGACAAGGTAATATCTACACCCTGACGTGTCTGCTCTCGCCCATTGCCGGACAAAATCTGTTCATCGACGCGGCGGGTCGGTGGCTGGGCGGATATGTCCCTTCCTTTTTTCGGGGCCATCCCTTCTGTCTGGCCAGAATTCCCGGAACGGACAAGATGCGGCTTTGTGTTGACGAAGCCTCCGGCCTGATTTCGGAAACAGACGGTGAACTGTTTTTTGACGACAAAGGCCAACTCTCCAAGGCCGTGACCGACGTGAAGGACTTTCTGACCAAGGTGGAGCAGAACCGCACCGCAACAGACCAGGCAGTGTCCGCTTTGGCCGACGCCGGATTGATCATTCCCTGGCCCGTGAAGGTGAAAATCGACAACATCGAGGTAAGCATCCCGGACCTGTACCGGGTGGACGACGGCAAATTGCACTCCCTGAGCGACGAAGCCTTTTTGCACCTACGCAAAACCCAGGCATTGCCCCTGGCCTACGCCCAACTGTTCTCCATGCCCAACATGGGCCTGTTCGCCAAGCTGGCTCAGATCAGGAAGCAACTCGACGTCAAGACCGGCGCCAGGCAGATACAGGCCGCCGTCCAGTTTGACGACGATATGATTCGGTTTTCGTAA
- a CDS encoding sugar phosphate nucleotidyltransferase, with the protein MKALILAAGTGKRVRSAQNIINKCLYEVSGMPLIEHALRTAAILDELDEIILVVGYQAESIINRYGTSYLGKKITYRIQSRPKGVLDALNVASSDLEGDDFMLFFGNETVFSGRHQEMIDMFLKENADAVCGLVRPIDPTRVVRTYAVILDAHGVISRLIERPVKILNEWQGTGYCVLKNSVLKHISRVPVHPVAGEQTLPDLLQNVVDQGGLVRGFHLADDYLSILTRDDLEMLADIEIGHETGPERSLLYRQ; encoded by the coding sequence ATGAAAGCACTGATTCTCGCCGCTGGAACGGGCAAGCGAGTCCGCTCTGCCCAAAACATCATAAATAAGTGTCTTTACGAGGTCTCCGGCATGCCCCTCATTGAACACGCCTTGAGGACTGCCGCGATTTTGGACGAATTAGATGAAATCATTCTTGTCGTAGGGTACCAGGCAGAGTCCATCATCAATAGATATGGCACATCCTATCTGGGAAAAAAAATCACCTATAGAATACAAAGCCGCCCCAAGGGGGTCCTGGATGCTCTCAACGTGGCATCAAGTGATCTTGAAGGAGATGATTTCATGCTATTTTTTGGCAATGAGACCGTCTTCTCCGGAAGGCATCAGGAGATGATTGATATGTTCCTGAAAGAGAACGCCGATGCCGTCTGTGGCCTCGTCAGGCCCATTGACCCGACACGGGTCGTCAGGACCTATGCCGTAATTCTGGATGCGCACGGTGTGATCTCGCGTTTGATTGAGCGACCGGTAAAGATCCTGAATGAATGGCAGGGTACAGGATATTGTGTCCTGAAAAACAGCGTGCTGAAACATATATCTCGTGTCCCGGTTCATCCGGTCGCGGGGGAACAGACATTGCCGGACTTGCTCCAAAACGTCGTGGACCAGGGAGGCCTGGTCAGGGGCTTTCACCTGGCGGATGATTACCTGAGTATTCTCACTCGGGATGATCTGGAGATGTTGGCCGATATTGAAATAGGGCACGAAACCGGGCCGGAACGCTCTCTTCTCTATCGTCAATAA
- a CDS encoding ribbon-helix-helix protein, CopG family: MQMTIRVPDEFMEQVNHISLRTGLKKSDIARLAIKDFLERFDFQDQEVKPIQNASDLIGVVRSGISDLGRNHRRYILEGIKGRET; the protein is encoded by the coding sequence ATGCAAATGACTATCCGTGTCCCTGATGAGTTCATGGAGCAGGTAAATCATATTTCCTTACGGACCGGTCTAAAAAAATCAGACATTGCGAGATTAGCCATCAAGGATTTTCTCGAACGATTTGATTTCCAAGACCAAGAAGTAAAGCCAATCCAGAATGCTTCAGATCTGATTGGCGTTGTCCGCAGTGGCATTTCTGACCTGGGGCGTAATCACCGCCGCTATATTCTGGAAGGAATTAAGGGTCGCGAAACGTGA
- a CDS encoding type II toxin-antitoxin system VapC family toxin — protein sequence MNALLDTGPWVALIDSSEESHGKCVEWFSEFRGKLYSTEPVLTEVLYLLNFSLKAQHACMDYVLRGIVTLVPTDVQALKSARMLMSKYADLPMDFADATLVLLASESQILNIVTLDHRDFGVYRTLTKKSFQIFP from the coding sequence GTGAATGCTTTGTTGGATACTGGCCCTTGGGTCGCACTCATTGATTCCAGTGAAGAATCGCATGGAAAATGCGTTGAATGGTTTAGCGAATTTAGAGGCAAGCTTTACTCTACGGAGCCCGTACTGACCGAGGTTCTCTACCTCCTAAACTTTTCCCTGAAAGCCCAGCATGCGTGCATGGACTACGTCCTTAGAGGCATTGTCACTCTCGTGCCAACAGATGTCCAAGCTTTGAAATCCGCCAGGATGCTTATGAGCAAATATGCTGACCTGCCCATGGATTTTGCTGATGCAACTCTCGTCCTTCTTGCTTCTGAATCCCAGATTTTGAATATTGTTACCTTGGATCATAGAGATTTCGGTGTGTATCGAACTCTCACAAAAAAATCTTTTCAAATTTTTCCATAG
- a CDS encoding type II toxin-antitoxin system RelE/ParE family toxin translates to MEFLDETVEAEFESFPAEVRAKTVQIMNLIKEFGLHSVGMPYTRPVQDKIWEIRAQQGRSLYITASGRKILILRCFIKKSNNLPQRELKIAQKRAMEVQDG, encoded by the coding sequence ATAGAATTTTTAGATGAAACTGTTGAGGCAGAGTTTGAATCTTTCCCTGCAGAGGTTCGAGCTAAAACTGTTCAAATCATGAACCTGATAAAAGAATTTGGTCTCCACAGTGTGGGAATGCCATATACAAGGCCGGTACAGGATAAGATCTGGGAGATAAGAGCACAACAGGGCAGAAGCCTGTACATCACAGCCAGCGGCAGGAAAATCCTGATACTCAGGTGTTTCATCAAGAAATCTAACAATTTGCCCCAAAGAGAATTGAAGATTGCTCAGAAAAGAGCCATGGAGGTACAGGATGGGTAA